From Vanrija pseudolonga chromosome 1, complete sequence, a single genomic window includes:
- the CG050 gene encoding putative protein C7orf50, which yields MSSTETKEERKARRKAEKEVKAAAAGAGDDTEPKEETKDERRARRAAKKAAKAAEEVKEVEAEEAGDKKEKGDKKDKKEKKDKKDKKDKKDKSDKVDKKDKRDKKRKRDGDDADAAPAETITTSEPTEAVPAEAKPPKRPKGSKKANAAKLAAGVTTLSADVFADPTLSDAAKKGIAYAQAFAAKDTSGWKFQKAKQGWLLRNVFSSAEVTDAYVDVVIGYLVTVVGGARAALVSRAKDVRDGKKVEEKEEEEAKPEAGDKEAPAEAADAEAKKGAETATAPAAPTPADEEAEAAAAVAKSRAERLLAAMGEA from the exons ATGAGCTCGACAGAGACAAaagaggagcgcaaggcacgccgcaaggccgagaaggag GtcaaggccgctgccgctggcgctggggaCGACACCGAGCCCAAGGAGGAGACCAAGGATGAGCGGagggcgcgccgggcggcgaagaaggctGCCAAGGCTGCTGAGGAGGTGAAGGAGGttgaggcggaggaggccggcgacaagaaggagaagggcgacaagaaggacaagaaggagaagaaggacaagaaggacaagaaggacaagaaggacaagagcgacaaggtcgacaagaaggacaagagGGACAAGAAGCGGAaacgcgacggcgacgacgccgacgccgcccccgctgaGACCATCACCACCTCCGAGCCCACAGAAGCGGTCCCCGCCGAAGCCAAGCCCCCGAAGCGGCCAAAAGGCAGCAAGAAGGCCaacgcggccaagctcgcggcgggcgtaACGACGCTCTCGGCCGACGTGTTCGCCGACCCCACCCTCTCCGACGCAGCGAAGAAGGGCATCGCGTACGCGCAGGCCTTTGCGGCGAAAGACACGAGCGGGTGGAAGTTCCAGAAGGCCAAGCAgggctggctgctgcgcaATGTCTTTAGCAGCGCCGAAGTGACCGACGCGTatgtcgacgtcgtgatCGGCTACCTGGTCACTGTTGTCGGTGGCGCGCGGGCG GCGCTCGTTAGCAGGGCTAAGGATGTGCGGGACGggaagaaggtcgaggagaaggaggaggaggaggccaagcccgaggctgGGGACAAGGAGGCACCagccgaggctgccgacgccgaggccaagaagggcgccgagacggcaaCTGCACCCGCCGCACCCACGCCGGCTGatgaggaggccgaggccgccgctgcggtcgccaagtcgcgcgctgagcgcctcctcgccgccatggGCGAGGCATGA
- the hhp1_3 gene encoding Casein kinase I hhp1, with amino-acid sequence MAYAQQPRMTSMDLRVGGKYRIGKKIGSGSFGDIYLGVNIVSGEEVAIKLESVKAKHPQLEYESKVYKSLAGGVGVPFVRWYGTECDYNAMVLDLLGPSLEDLFNFCNRKFSLKTVLLLADQLISRAEYIHSRNFIHRDIKPDNFLMGIGKRGNQVNVIDFGLAKKYRDPKTHLHIPYRENKNLTGTARYTSINTHLGVEQSRRDDLESLGYVLMYFLRGQLPWQGLKAATKKQKYDRIMEKKMTTPTDVLCRGFPNEFAIYLNYCRSLRFDDKPDYSYLRKLFRDLFVREGFQYDYVFDWSVQPPKVTETREPRDESQKFRMAPEAHLGIAQDPKAEPQRQLRSQTRNIAREQQGNW; translated from the exons ATGGCGTACGCCCAGCAGCCCAGGATGACTTCCATGGACCTTCGCGTTGGCGGCAAGTACCGCATCGGCAAGAAGATTGGTAGCGGCTCGTTCG GTGACATTTACCTTGGTGTCAACATTGTCTCTGGTGAGGAGGTTGCTATCAAGCTTGAGTccgtcaaggccaagcacCCTCAGCTCGAGTATGAGTCCAAGGTTTACAAGTCGCTCGCCGGTGGTGTCGGTGTTCCGTTTGTCCGTTGGTACGGTACCGAGTGCGACTACAACGCCATGGTCCTTGACCTCCT TGGCCCctcgctcgaggacctcTTCAACTTCTGCAACCGCAAGTTCAGCCTGAAGACggttcttctcctcgccgaccagcTTATCTCGCGTGCCGAGTACATTCACTCGCGCAACTTCATTCACCGCGACATTAAGCCCGATAACTTCCTCATGGGCATCGGCAAGCGCGGCAACCAGGTCAACGTCATCGACTTTGGTCTCGCCAAGAAGTACCGTGACCCCAAGACCCACCTCCACATCCCCTACCGCGAGAACAAGAACCTCACCGGCACTGCTCGTTACACTTCGATCAACACCCACTTAGGTGTCGAGCAGTCGCGTCGtgacgacctcgagtcgctcggTTACGTTCTCATGTACTTCCTCCGTGGCCAGCTCCCGTGGCAGGGTCTCAAGGCTGCCACCAAGAAGCAGAAGTACGACCGCATCATGGAGAAGAAGATGACGACCCCCACCGACGTCCTCTGCCGTGGCTTCCCCAACGAGTTTGCCATCTACCTCAACTACTGCCGTTCGCTCCGTTTCGACGACAAGCCCGACTACTCGTACCTCCGCAAGCTGTTCCGCGACCTCTTCGTCCGTGAGGGCTTCCAGTACGACTACGTGTTCGACTGGTCCGTCCAGCCCCCCAAGGTCACCGAGACCCGTgagccgcgcgacgagtcgcAGAAGTTCCGCATGGCGCCTGAGGCTCACCTCGGCATTGCCCAGGACCCCAAGGCGGagccccagcgccagctccgTTCGCAAACGCGTAACATTGCCCGTGAGCAGCAGGGAAACTGGTAA
- the hhp1_3 gene encoding Casein kinase I hhp1, with protein MAYAQQPRMTSMDLRVGGKYRIGKKIGSGSFGDIYLGVNIVSGEEVAIKLESVKAKHPQLEYESKVYKSLAGGVGVPFVRWYGTECDYNAMVLDLLGPSLEDLFNFCNRKFSLKTVLLLADQLISRAEYIHSRNFIHRDIKPDNFLMGIGKRGNQVNVIDFGLAKKYRDPKTHLHIPYRENKNLTGTARYTSINTHLGVEQSRRDDLESLGYVLMYFLRGQLPWQGLKAATKKQKYDRIMEKKMTTPTDVLCRGFPNEFAIYLNYCRSLRFDDKPDYSYLRKLFRDLFVREGFQYDYVFDWSVQPPKVTETRPQGGAPAPAPFANA; from the exons ATGGCGTACGCCCAGCAGCCCAGGATGACTTCCATGGACCTTCGCGTTGGCGGCAAGTACCGCATCGGCAAGAAGATTGGTAGCGGCTCGTTCG GTGACATTTACCTTGGTGTCAACATTGTCTCTGGTGAGGAGGTTGCTATCAAGCTTGAGTccgtcaaggccaagcacCCTCAGCTCGAGTATGAGTCCAAGGTTTACAAGTCGCTCGCCGGTGGTGTCGGTGTTCCGTTTGTCCGTTGGTACGGTACCGAGTGCGACTACAACGCCATGGTCCTTGACCTCCT TGGCCCctcgctcgaggacctcTTCAACTTCTGCAACCGCAAGTTCAGCCTGAAGACggttcttctcctcgccgaccagcTTATCTCGCGTGCCGAGTACATTCACTCGCGCAACTTCATTCACCGCGACATTAAGCCCGATAACTTCCTCATGGGCATCGGCAAGCGCGGCAACCAGGTCAACGTCATCGACTTTGGTCTCGCCAAGAAGTACCGTGACCCCAAGACCCACCTCCACATCCCCTACCGCGAGAACAAGAACCTCACCGGCACTGCTCGTTACACTTCGATCAACACCCACTTAGGTGTCGAGCAGTCGCGTCGtgacgacctcgagtcgctcggTTACGTTCTCATGTACTTCCTCCGTGGCCAGCTCCCGTGGCAGGGTCTCAAGGCTGCCACCAAGAAGCAGAAGTACGACCGCATCATGGAGAAGAAGATGACGACCCCCACCGACGTCCTCTGCCGTGGCTTCCCCAACGAGTTTGCCATCTACCTCAACTACTGCCGTTCGCTCCGTTTCGACGACAAGCCCGACTACTCGTACCTCCGCAAGCTGTTCCGCGACCTCTTCGTCCGTGAGGGCTTCCAGTACGACTACGTGTTCGACTGGTCCGTCCAGCCCCCCAAGGTCACCGAGACCC GACCCCAAGGCGGagccccagcgccagctccgTTCGCAAACGCGTAA
- the ARF1_1 gene encoding ADP-ribosylation factor 1, whose protein sequence is MGLSLSRIYSSLSSLAFWGKDKEVRILMVGLDSAGKTTILYRLQIGEVVSTIPTIGFNVETVQYKNINFQVWDLGGQSSIRPYWRCYYANTQAIIYVIDSADAARLATSRSELLTMLAEEELKNVPVLVFANKQDVAGALSPADISDKLGLAGQEKGREWSVRGSCATKGEGLEDGLDWLVSIIQK, encoded by the exons atgggCCTCTCCCTCTCGAGGATCTACTCGTCCCTCTCGTCCCTCGCGTTCTggggcaaggacaaggaggtcCGCATCCTCATggtcggcctcgactcgGCAGGCAAG ACAACGATCTTGTACCGCTTGCAGATTGGAGAGGTCGTCTCGACGATCCCAA ccATCGGATTCAACGTGGAGACGGTGCAGTACAAGAACATCAACTTCCAGGTGTGGGATCTTGGAG GACAGTCGAGCATTCG ACCATACTGGCGATGTTACTACGCCAACACGCAG GCAATCATCTACGTgatcgactcggccgacgcAGCGCGCCTGGCCACGTCGCGCTCAGAACTCTTGACaatgctcgccgaggaggagctcaaAAACGTCCCCGTGCTCGTCTTTGCCAACAAGCaggacgtcgccggcgccctgTCACCCGCCGACATCTcggacaagctcggcctcgcgggccAGGAGAAGGGGCGCGAGTGGAGCGTGCGCGGGTCGTGTGCAACCAAGGGCGAAGGGCTGGAGGATGGGTTGGACTG GCTTGTCAGCATAATTCAGAAGTAA
- the mit1 gene encoding Chromatin remodeling factor mit1, with translation MKRAGSINNILMELRKVCQHPYLVDPSLENLDLSPEEQQKRLTDASGKLLFLKKLLPSLKARGRRVLLFSQFKIALDRIEDFIIGEGYKYLRLDGDVSQVRRQKGMDKFNADNSDYFIFLLTTRAGGVGINLATADTVVVHDPDFNPHQDLQAIARSHRYGQKKSVLVFKLMSENAVESQIMANGKKKLVLDHLVVQKMGQETEEGELDDLLLYGAEAISKADETAQDRVWTTQKVDELIDGAEKEAEEEAKRLAEREKEKEREKAQGKTGTKEAMGFSFAKVWETNEGKLRDEADQNDSEEPQDFDENSWLAFIENADKELERQRAEELAAETSKGRLRRKTQPKSYVIDDEPDTPKKGRPKGKGKGKDDNSDNEFVAPTQDEESEDEVSDEIDYSDLSYGERHSLGGVLAGKLAGRQKLTKHEKELLRAHKQGRRLAAQQAQAANGIAGPGPSTLAQGAEGGDHEILHRMQNPPTQIPCPVVKAGPESIEEALKRFTASDAVYAVLKQILRVLQMGRSTASTCPYCGLRCGQAVRACAEERGTRKDLKEKIRGLEEQMTRYNARIDQNREQLRALGRTGAGTSAQTQADVLIREINEITGQIEQVREVIDPLYKAYLEWPKEDRPSNN, from the exons ATGAAGCGAGCCGGTTCCATCAACAACATCCTCATGGAG CTGAGGAAGGTGTGCCAGCACCCTTACCTCGTCGATCCCAGCTTGGAAAACTTGGATCTGTCTCCAGAAGAGCAGCAAAAGCGCCTGACGGACGCGAGTGGCAAGCTCTTATTCCTCAAGAAGCTCCTCCCAAGCCTCAAGGctcgtgggcggcgcgtgctgctCTTCAGCCAG TTCAAGATCGCTCTAGATAGGA TCGAAGACTTCATCATCGGCGAGGGCTACAAGTACTTGCGCCTCGATGGCGACGTGAGCCAGGTGCGGCGGCAGAAGGGCATGGACAAGTTCAACGCCGACAACTCGGACTATTTTATCTTCCTGTTGACGACTCGCGCGGGCGGTGTGGGCATCAacctcgcgacggccgaTACAG TTGTGGTCCATGATCCCGACTTCAACCCTCACCAGGACCTACAG GCCATCGCCCGAAGTCATCGCTATGGTCAGAAGAAATCGGTCCTCGTGTTCAAGCTCATGTCGGAGAATGCGGTCGAGT CCCAGATAATGGCCAAtggcaagaagaagctcgTGCTCGATCATCTTGTCGTCCAGAAAATGGGGCAAGAgaccgaggaaggcgagctTGATGACCTCCTGCTCTACGGTGCCGAGGCGATAagcaaggccgacgagacTGCTCAAGACCGAGTGTGGACCACCCAGAAGGTCGACGAATTGATCGACggggccgagaaggaggctgAGGAAGAGGCCAAGAGGCTGGCGGAGAGGGAaaaggagaaggagcgggAGAAGGCCCAGGGAAAAACGGGCACCAAGGAAGCTATGGGCTTCTCGTTCGCCAAGGTCTGGGAGACGAACGAAGGCAAGCTTCGGGATGAGGCGGATCAGAACGACTCCGAGGAACCTCAAGACTTCGACGAGAACAGCTGGCTGGCATTCATCGAGAATGCAGACAAGGAGCTGGAACGCCAACGAGCAGAAGAGCTCGCCGCTGAGACGAGCAAGGGTCGCCTGCGACGCAAAACGCAGCCCAAGAGCTATGTCATCGACGACGAACCAGATACCCCGAAGAAGGGCCgccccaagggcaagggcaagggcaaagACGACAATTCCGACAACGAGTTCGTTGCGCCGACGCAGGACGAAGAGTCGGAAGACGAAGTCTCAGACGAGATTGACTACTCCGACCTCAGCTACGGGGAGAGACACAGTCTGGGGGGCGTTCTGGCGGGCAAGCTGGCCGGCAGGCAAAAGCTCACAAAGCACGAGAAGGAGCTCTTGAGAGCCCACAAGCAGGGCAGACGACTCGCTGCACAGCAAGCCCAGGCTGCGAACGGGATAGCTGGGCCCGGGCCCTCGACATTGGCACAAGGTGCCGAGGGCGGAGACCACGAGATTCTGCACCGCATGCAGAACCCGCCGACCCAGATACCG TGTCCTGTGGTGAAGGCTGGCCCGGAAAGCATTGAAGA AGCCCTTAAACGGTTCACAGCCAGTGATGCCGTCTACGCCGTTCTCAAGCAGATTCTTCGAGTACTCCAGATGGGGCgatcgacggcgtcgacatgcCCATACTGCGGGCTGCGGTGTGGGCAGGCGGTGCGAGCATGCGCCGAGGAACGCGGCACGCGCAAGGATCTGAAGGAGAAGAttcgcggcctcgaggaacAGATGACTCGGTACAATGCGCGAATCGACCAAAACAGGGAGCAGCTGAGAGCTCTGGGCCGCACTGGAGCCGGCACGTCGGCACAGACCCAGGCCGATGTGCTGATCCGCGAGATCAACGAGATCACCGGCCAGATTGAACAGGTTCGCGAGGTGATTGATCCGCTGTACAAGGCGTATCTGGAG TGGCCGAAGGAGGACAGACCTTCCAATAATTAG
- the SPAC9E9.04 gene encoding putative protein: MCFALLMSEIALFSVIIAPMPFTMRKRMFHFLSENPIVAKVQYALKITFIFVAVLFIDALQRMVRIAQEGAYAKQKQEMADVRAETTYAARRFYAQRNLYLTGATLFLSLILSRVFYIILDFIHTQEELNAITGKGGKAASAGAEIEQLQARNKELEDKVKALQAKDRDFDNLKKQASQQAHEYNRLADDLNKATGSVSDKKAD, from the exons A TGTGCTTTGCACTCCTCATGTCCGAGATTGCCCTCTTCTCGGTCATCATCGCGCCCATGCCATTCACGATGCGCAAGCG CATGTTCCACTTCCTGAGCGAGAACCCCATCGTCGCAAAGGTCCAGTACGCT CTCAAGATCACCTTCAT ATTCGTGGCCGTCCTCTTCATCGATGCGCTCCAGCGCATGGTCCGTATTGCGCAGGAGGGCGCGTACGCCAAGCAGAAGCAGGAGATGGCCGATGTTCGCGCCGAGACGACCTA CGCGGCTCGTCGCTTCTACGCCCAGCGTAACC TCTACCTCACCGGAGCGACCCTCTTCCTCTCGCTCATCCTCTCGCGCGTCTTCTACATCATCCTTGACTTCATCCACACCCAGGAGGAGCTCAACGCCATCActggcaagggcggcaaggccgccagcgccggtgCCGAGATCGAGCAGCTCCAGGCCCGCaacaaggagctcgaggacaaggtcaaggcTCTTCAGGCCAAGGACCGCGACTTCG ACAACCTCAAGAAGCAGGCCTCGCAGCAGGCTCACGAGTACAACCGCCTCGCTGATGACCTCAACAAGGCC ACTGGCTCGGTCTCTGACAAGAAAGCCGACTAA